In Herpetosiphonaceae bacterium, the DNA window ATGGCAGCTCGCCGGGCTTGATCACGCCGTAGCTCTCCCACTCGGCGGTAGTTGGCACAGCGGCGCTGGATTGCTTGACCACAACCCAGTAGCCCCAGTACTGCTTGCCCGCGCCGCCGCCGGGATACAGGTTATCGCTGACCGTGGGGCTGCCGACCGTAATCGTGGCAATACCGCCTTTGGTCGATGTGGTCGCGGGCAGCGGAGTCGTCGCTCCGGTATAGGTTGGCACCTGCGTATCGTAGATGATCTGGACAGTGGTCGGCGTCGTCGTCTCGTTGTCGACGAGGTCGTGGGCGTACACATCGAAATCGTAGGTTCCCTGCCCGCTCGTCGCGTTGAACTGAACGTTCGCGCTGACGTAGCCGCCGGTAATAGCGCGCCAGGCAGGATCGCCGGTTCCCGGTTTGGCCGCGCCCTGCTTGACGATCGCATAGCGCTTGATGCCGGTACACTCGTCCATCGCGCCGACGACCGAGAGGTTGAAGCGCTCCTCGCGGGTATAGCCGATCTCGCCTGAGGGCACCAGCGCGCTGTTGAAGTCGTTGAGCGGCTGGTTGAAGGTCGAGTTGGGATTGCGCGCCTGAGCGATGATCCGCGCAAACGGATCGTAGGTGATCGTTGCGGCGAAGACCGGCGATGTGCTGGTGCCATTGCCGAGCCGCCCGTAGACCGTGTGGGCGCGGCACTGTCCGTCTGTGACATTCAGATTGAGCGTGGTATTGGTCATCGGATTCGAGAACGGCGCGCTTGGCGCTCCCGGATCGATGCCGTCGGCCAGACTATACGCCGTCGCCTGGCCCGTCGACGTGTTGGAGATGCTGACGTTCACCTGCGGCTGGTTGGTGTACGGCGCGCCGCCGTTGATCGTCAGGCTCCCGGCGAGCGGGATCGAAACCTGAGTCTTGATCTGCGCGTAGCGAATAAACTGCTCCGGTGGCTGTTTTTGGAACGACTCCCAGACGATATGCGCCAGCGCGGTGCCGCCCGACAGACTGACCGCCATGTTCACATTAGTCTTAAAGTCGGTGCCTTCGCGGGAGACAACCATCGGCGCGCTCCATGGGTCGGCGGGCGTCTTGAAGCTGTACCATGTCTCGAACATGCCGCTGCCGGCCTGCTGGCTGACCCAGGCCAGATGGAGATTATCCTGTGCATCGGCGACGATAGTGGCCGGGCCGGTCACGCCGCCGTGGGCGAAGACCTTCTGCACAACCCACTGCCCTGCCGTGGTGCGGTAGCCGTAGTAGACCCCGTTATCGGCGTTGCGCCAGGCCGCGACGGGCTGCCCGTTCGACATAACGCTGACCGTGGAGTTGAAGAAGTTGGTGCCGCTGGTGATCTTGGTAGGCGTGAACGTGACGCCGTTGTACTCGCCGACGTACACATTGCCGTCCACACCGGTCCATGTCAGGTACATCTGTCCGCTCGGACCGCCTGCCAGCCGGGGCATTCCCGCGTACGTGCCGGTCGGCAGGAATACGCCGATGGGCGCAGACCAGGAGGCACCGCCGTTGTCGGAGACGATAAACGAAATATTGCCGTCGGGATCTCCCTGATGCCGCCAGGCCGCGAAGAGGCGTCCGGTAGAGGCAGCAGCAGACGCAAGGTTATTGGCAAAGTTCTGGCCGGTCGCGGCGGTGTGTACAGCCGACCACGTATCGCCTGTCTTGCTGCTGTGGCGGATCGTGCTGCCGCTATCGATCCAGACAGCGTGGATCACGCCGTTTTTATCGACGGCGACGGAGTTGTTGAAGTAGGTGCTATTGCTGCCGATCGAGCCGACAGGCGGATCTTTGATGGCAAAGACCTGCGCCTGCTCGGCGCGCGTCGCGTAGTTGGCTGCGTTGGGCGCTGACCACACGACGTGGAGCTGACCGCCTGCGGTAGCTGCCGAGGGGGATTTGTGTTCGCCGGTGGCGGGAGTGATCTTCTCACCATATTGATAGACTGGCTGTGGTGCGGCGGCGCTGCTTGGCGACGACGGCCAGGCCAGCATGCTTAGCGCCAGTAGCGCCAGCAATGAGTACAGTTTTGTTCGCATGACAGCGTTCCTCCGTTTTCCAATGTCCTGGTGCATGCTCAAGGAACCTTTTCGGGAATGGGATCTCATGCATCGGCTCAGGATCGGGAATGGTTGGGAGACTCCCTGGCCCCAGGTATACCCGCCCCGGCCCGACCGGGCACTCGGATGAGGGCAGCCGGTGTCGGAGAACAAGCTCCGACTGACGGCTCTGGGGGGATGCGCCCATCTAAAAGGGGATAGTGCCATACAGGTCTGTACGGCGCTATCCCCAAGGAACGCTATTGTTCTAGGGCTTGTCGGGCTACTAGCAGGTAGGAGGCGGGGGTGGCGGCGGTGGCGCTTTCGTGATCATCGGGAGGTACACCCACGGATCGAGATGCCCCAACGGCGCCAGTGATCGCCCCTCGACGGTTTCGTCCATCATGCCCGCGCTAAAGCCGATCCCGTTGGCCTGCACGCGCGAGTAGCGGATGAACTGACCATTGCTGAACGACTCCCACGCGATGTGCGCCAGGCTATACCCGGATTTTGCGCACACGGCCATGTCAACGTTTGTCTTGAACGCGCCGCCGTCATTCGATACGGTGATCGGATTGGAGAAGCCTTGTTCTGTTGATGCTTTGACCGCGTACCGGGTAGTAAGGCTGCCCGTCGCTTTGCTGACCCAGGCTAGATGAATATTGCCAGCGCCGTCGACCTGGATGCTTACCGGCCCTGTAACATCAGGTTCTGGGAATTGTTTGGAAATGCCCCAGCTTCCGTCCTGCTGGCGTGACGCATACATCACGCCCTGGCTGACGCTGCGCCACGCGGCTACCGGCTGCCCATTCGGCGCGACCGCGACGGTTGGATTGAACAGATCCTGTGGCAGATCTGCTCTGAAGCACGAGACACAGACCGGCGCGAAGTTGCTGCCGTTCCACTGCCCAACATAGACCCTGCCGTCGTTGCCGGTCCAGGCCAGGAAGACCGGGCCGTTGTTGCGGCCTGCCGCAAGATAGGGCACCCCAGCATAGGTGCCGCTGGGGAGCGGCACATCAAGTTTGATCGGCCAGCTCACGCCGCCGTTGTTCGAGTAGACGAACCGGATATAGCCGTTGGGATCTTCGCCCTGGTGCCGCCAGGAGATGAAGACATTGCTGCCGCTGACCGTCAGCGAGAGGCCGTTGGCGAAATCCTCGAACAGGGCCACGTTCTGCGGCGCGGGCCAGTCTTGCCCAGGCTGTTTGTTCGCGTACTGAATCGTGCTGCCGCCGCTGATCCAGGCGGCGTGGATCTTGCCGTCGCCGCCGACGGCGACATCGGCGTTGAAGTAGGTGCTGTTGTTACCGACTGAGCCGGGCGTTTGGATGGTAAAGGCATCGAGCGTCTCTTCGCCTCGAAAGGCATACTTCGCTGCACCAGGCTCGCTCCAGGCGAGATGGACCTGTCCATTACCTACAGCGACCGCCGGGAGCTTGGGCGATGAAGGATTAAGGGAAACGATCCGCTCGTCCGTCACCACAGGCGTTGGCGGGGCTGCTGAGGAGGGAGCAACTGATATAGTAAGGATTGTTAGCACGCCGAGAATCGCTAACAAGAGCTTGAACGACTTCATCCGAATATACTCCTTCTAGTGTTAGGACAGCATCCAGACGGTTAACCAGGCCTGCCACCAGCGCGCTCGCTGGTTCGATGTTGCGAGCCTTCGCGCGCTCTGCCTGAGGCGAGGCTCATCTTGGGCATTCACAGGGTCTTTTGCCGGTGGTGCTGGGCGCTTCACACGATGTTACATCGATCATCATACGGTTGTTATGGAACGATCCGTAACACCATGTGCTCTAGCAGGGGGAGAACGAACCGGCCCTTTCATTTATGGTGGGCTGCGGCATTGTACCAGTGGTCGGTATTTGGAGCAAGGGCGATTTGTGCCATCTTTGCGATCCTTACATAGGATAAGGATTGTCGCTTGCGGCGATCTTGCATTCGGAAGGCGACGGGTTTTTCTGGGATCGCGCAATCGAGGTTGCCAGCGGCTGTACAATGGCTGTAGCGGAGAGGCGGCGACCGCACGCTCGCAGCTTCCCTGTCCACGTCTACCTATTCCCGATCTTCGCCCTCATCTTGCTCGATCGTCGTTTGAGCTTCGCTCCTGTCTGCACGGCCTGTTCTGCTCTGCCTGATCTATTCTTTCGCGAGCTTGTGATCTCCGTCAGCGCAATTGTGCATTGGCCCGTATGTTTGGCGGCGACCGCCATACCTGAATCCACAGGAGGTATCGGATGACGACCAACACCACACGTACCCTTAGCCCCTCGCGCCGAGATTTTATGAAAGGATGCGCCGCCGCGATTGGAGGTGTGGCGCTGATCGCCTCCGATCAAGCGCTAGGCGCCTCCGCCGCTGGTCTGACGGTCGGTGGGCAGGCGCAGCACGCGCCGATTAGCGCGGTGGAGCTGGTTGCACAGATTCGCGAAGATCTGCGGGAGATCGACGAGCAGATTCGGAACCACCGGTATCTGCGCCTCCTGCGCAAAGGCAAGGTATCCCTCGAAGCGCTCCGGGCGTTTCCCGGCCACGAGTACCATACCGTCATCAGCGACCTCCGATCGATGGGGCAGATGGTCCACCGCTTCGGCGACGAGCCGCTGGCTAGCGCCTTTTTCAACGGGATACTTCAGGGCGAGTTCGTGGCGCTCGGCGCGATTGTGGTCTTTGCGCGCAAGCTGGACATGACCGAGCAAGACCTGCAACGCTATGAGGTCACGCCGGACGGCTTTACCTACACCACGTTTATGGCCTGGGAGTCGGTCTATGCCTCGGCGGCGGCGATCGTCTGCGGCATTCTGGTGAACTTCGCCGCCTGGGGCCACAACTGCGGCGTGATGAGCGCGGCGCTCCGCGATAAGTACGGCTTCTCCGAGGAGGAGACGGCGTTTCTGGACAACTTTGCTACTCTGCCGTCCTTCGAGGACACGGCGCTCGCGATCATCCAGCACGGCCTCGATCATGGCGCGGACCCCGCCGAGATCCGGCGCTCCGCCCGGCTCTATCAGGCGTATGAGAAGATGTTCTGGGATGCGATGGCGGCAATTGCCAGGGCGGACTAGCGGCGCGGGTGGCTTCCGCGAATACGTTCCTCAACAAGATAGCTTCAGGACATGCAGTTAGCCTCGCCTACTCCCCTTTCCTGCCTGGGGTGCCCTTTGGGCCTGGAGAGGGGGCGGGGCTGAGGGCCTTGACATACGCATCCAGCAGTTGGCGCGCGATCACGGCGGGGCGGAAATCGGCGGCCAGCCACGGCCCGTTTGCCGACTGTCGCGCCCATAGCTCGCGATCGGTCAGCAGTTGCGTGGCGGCGGCGGCGATCGACTGGCCGGAGCGCGGCTCGACGATCTGCCCACAGTCGCGCGCCGTGACATACTCGCTGATGCCCGTGGTGCGCGTGACGATCGTGGGCGTGCCCACAGCGCCCGCCTCGGCAGCCACGCGGTTAAGCGACTCGACGACCGACGGCACGACCACGATGTCGGCGGCGGCCCAGTAGCGCTGGATCGCGCTGTGCTCGACGCGCCCGATCAGATGCGTTGCCTCGGCAACGCCTAGCTCCTGTGCCCGGCGCTTGAGATACGCGCCGTAGTCGCCGAAGCGCGGCGTCGTGCGGCTGGGACCGCCAAGGATCACCTGCACCGGCCCGACGGCGGCTTGCAGCGCCGGGATCGCCTCGACCAGGAACTCGACGCCTTTGAAGGGATGCAGGCGGCTGATGCTGATCAGCAGCGGCCTGTCCGGATCGAGGCCGTGGCGCTGGCAGATCTCCTGACGCGCCTGTGCCCGAAACGTCGTCGGCGGCACATTGGCAGGCGGAAAGTCGGCGTTGGTGATGTTGAACGGGATCGCCACGGTCCTGGCGGGCTGCGCGCCCATGCCCAGCACCATCCGCTCGATCATCGGCGAGTCGGCGCGGATCACGGCGGCTTTCTGAAAGACTCGTCGCAGCAGTGCGCGGATCGCGCGAAACCGAGCGTAGCCGTAGTCAAAGGCAGGCTCGGCCATGACATCCGCGCCCTGGAGCGTGACGGCCTGCGGCGGCTGCGGGCCTGGCGTCAGTGCGGCGAGCGCACCCAGCGGAAAGGCTGTCTCGATATGCAGCAAATCGAAGCGGCGGCCCTGCTCGGCGATGAAGCGGCGATAGTGGGCCAGCGCGCCGACCCAGTAGGGATACTGCATCACCGGCTGCGCGGCGCGGTTGAGTGCCTTCTCCAGCAGCGTGCGGTTGAGCGGCAGCCGATGCACCACAATGCCATCAATCGCTTCCGTGACGCGCTGCTTGCGGCTGGCGCTAAACGTCAGCACCTCGGCGTCAACGCCCATCTCGCGCCACGCCTCGATCACCTCGACATGGATCTGATTGCCCATCAGCCCCGCGTCGTAGCGCGGAATCCAGTACAAAATTCTCATGATGTTCGCTTCCAGAGCACAATCCGGCGACCATAGCGCGTCACCACTTCCTGCCGCGTGTAGAGGCCCGTGTTTTTGAGCGCCTGCGACCCGCCGAAGTACTCCGTCCAGATGCCGGGAATGTACGTCGGCCTGCGCTCGTTCAGCACATAGTCGGGATCACGCTTCTCGTGACCGGCCACGCCGGTGCCCAGCCCCTCGACATCCAGCCGCGCGATGTGTCTGTCGTTGAGGCCCAGCAGGTCGATCGTCTCGCGATCGGAGTAGTACGGGATCGCGCCCGCGCCCATCGCCGCCATCGACTCGCCGGGCTGCGCGTGATCGGCCAGCCACCAGCCCATCTCGCGCCACAGCCAGACCGACTCATCATCGCCGCGTACGATCTGATCGAAGGGCGTGGAGCGCGTGAGGTTGAAGACGCTCAGCCCGGCCAGCAGCACGATCGCCAGTGGCCCCGCCGCACGCCGCAGCGCCCCGCCGAGCATCGTCAACTGCTGCGCGCCGCGTGCCAGCAGCAGCACCAGGAACGGCAGCACGGGCACGAAAAAGCGATAGCCGGGAAAGTG includes these proteins:
- a CDS encoding twin-arginine translocation signal domain-containing protein is translated as MTTNTTRTLSPSRRDFMKGCAAAIGGVALIASDQALGASAAGLTVGGQAQHAPISAVELVAQIREDLREIDEQIRNHRYLRLLRKGKVSLEALRAFPGHEYHTVISDLRSMGQMVHRFGDEPLASAFFNGILQGEFVALGAIVVFARKLDMTEQDLQRYEVTPDGFTYTTFMAWESVYASAAAIVCGILVNFAAWGHNCGVMSAALRDKYGFSEEETAFLDNFATLPSFEDTALAIIQHGLDHGADPAEIRRSARLYQAYEKMFWDAMAAIARAD
- a CDS encoding glycosyltransferase family 4 protein; amino-acid sequence: MRILYWIPRYDAGLMGNQIHVEVIEAWREMGVDAEVLTFSASRKQRVTEAIDGIVVHRLPLNRTLLEKALNRAAQPVMQYPYWVGALAHYRRFIAEQGRRFDLLHIETAFPLGALAALTPGPQPPQAVTLQGADVMAEPAFDYGYARFRAIRALLRRVFQKAAVIRADSPMIERMVLGMGAQPARTVAIPFNITNADFPPANVPPTTFRAQARQEICQRHGLDPDRPLLISISRLHPFKGVEFLVEAIPALQAAVGPVQVILGGPSRTTPRFGDYGAYLKRRAQELGVAEATHLIGRVEHSAIQRYWAAADIVVVPSVVESLNRVAAEAGAVGTPTIVTRTTGISEYVTARDCGQIVEPRSGQSIAAAATQLLTDRELWARQSANGPWLAADFRPAVIARQLLDAYVKALSPAPSPGPKGTPGRKGE